One genomic region from Augochlora pura isolate Apur16 chromosome 7, APUR_v2.2.1, whole genome shotgun sequence encodes:
- the LOC144472985 gene encoding N-acetylneuraminate (7)9-O-acetyltransferase, whose amino-acid sequence MTSAEHFISLITVASAKKLATALVLCFILYHGLMHLIYGSDSCKWLLTEGRYKGDKEWQPYGCMMHYYTQTDSRRCMRYLAFMGHHNHFVFTGDARIRQLYKSFISQFIVDGKASDLTDLPPNSDLNFNDAQLRLNVQFLWRPKLDNSMIEDLRGWVKTDGPSLIIAGNAVMTILANNNSDTQLNSEYSRGLVRLVQPVDFMAKKNTRFLWVLQDPVLKERLPADLAGVDNKQINLCNKAALKILSHSDAHIWESSKLVGTGVLEQSPDGYLASPLSLRHKVQILLNTYCNDHMNFDDGSCCSYAEPATTLQLLSLSGLALCIIIGGGMWLYRKFCQYRTEVSYLRVTTSEIEDTEEANTSEVVQIEPPEVQDFHTLMTTLAVLSIILAYFYLCDRTNFFMKENKYYSEFSFWLPLGYILALGLFFTEDRERGPRTLNREQTDEWRGLMQAVVLIYHVTGAKNVLPIYMYLRLINSAYLFLSGYGHFCYFWQTGDVSLVRFARVMFRLNFLTVSLCLCMNRPYQFYHFVPLVSFWFLVIYILAWLPPRIYSGSLTEYGPRALLYLALKLLGLVSMITILYVSEVFFEKVFVTRPWKALFVTTDDDIREWWSRWRVDRYSVAWGVTFGAGLVALQRIDHIPGTALSSVLALISLTAYTTFTILCHSVSECEEIHSYVAFIPIIGYIALRNASLALRGKHSALLAGLGRISLETLVAQGHIWLAADSHGVLVLLPRFPVLNLLVTSFIFICASHEIHRLTRILAPYVVPNDWRLVARNLLLFIAVLVPIGIHDGMF is encoded by the exons ATGACTTCAGCAGAACATTTTATCAGTTTAATAACAGTTGCAAGTGCTAAGAAGTTAGCTACTGCACTTGTATTATGCTTTATACTGTACCATGGATTAATGCACCTTATTTATG GTAGTGATTCTTGTAAGTGGTTGTTAACTGAAGGAAGATATAAAGGAGATAAAGAATGGCAGCCTTATGGTTGTATGATGCATTATTACACGCAAAC GGACAGTCGAAGGTGTATGAGGTATCTAGCTTTCATGGGCCACCATAATCATTTCGTATTCACTGGAGACGCTAGGATCAGACAGTTGTATAAATCTTTTATATCACAATTTATAGTGGATGGAAAAGCATCTGACTTAACAGACTTACCACCAAATTCTGATCTAAATTTCAACGATGCCCAGCTTAGGctaaatgtacaatttttatggagACCCAAATTGGATAATTCCATGATAGAGGATCTTCGTGGCTGGGtg aaaacTGATGGACCTAGTCTAATTATTGCAGGCAATGCAGTAATGACAATTCTTGCAAACAATAATAGCGACACTCAACTAAATTCTGAGTACAGCAGAGGATTAGTGAGACTTGTGCAACCAGTAGATTTTATGGCTAAAAAGAACACACGATTTTTATGGGTATTACAAGATCCTGTATTAAAAGAAAGACTACCAGCTGATCTAGCAGGCGTAGATAACAAGCAAATTAATTTGTGTAATAAGGCAGCATTAaag ATACTATCCCATAGTGATGCACATATATGGGAAAGCAGTAAACTTGTCGGTACAGGAGTATTGGAACAGAGTCCAGATGGTTACTTGGCTAGTCCTCTGTCTTTAAGGCATAAAGTTCAAATACTACTAAATACTTATTGTAATGATCACATGAATTTCGATGACGGTAGCTGTTGTAGTTACGCAGAACCTGCAACAAcgttgcaattattaagtTTATCTGGTCTGGCTTTATg taTAATAATTGGTGGTGGAATGTGGTTATACAGAAAGTTTTGCCAATATAGAACCGAGGTATCTTATTTACGTGTGACTACTTCCGAAATAGAAGATACTGAGGAAGCAAATACTTCTGAAGTTGTACAGATTGAACCACCTGAAGTACAAGATTTTCATACTTTGATGACAACTTTGGCTGTTTTATCCATTATTTTAGCTTATTTTTACTTATGTGATAG AACCAATTTCTTCatgaaagaaaacaaatacTACAGCGAATTTAGTTTTTGGTTACCTCTTGGTTATATACTGGCTCTTggattattttttactgaagacagagaaagaggcCCAAGAACATTAAACCGAGAACAAACGGACGAATGGAGAGGATTAATGCAAGCTGTAGTTTTAATATACCACGTTACTGGAGCTAAAAACGTTTTACCTATCTACATGTACTTGAGACTAATAAACTCTgcgtatttatttctttctggATATGGACATTTTTGTTACTTCTGGCAGACTGGTGATGTTTCTCTAGTTAGATTTGCTAGG GTAATGTTCAgactgaattttttaacagtcTCTTTGTGTCTTTGTATGAATAGACCATaccaattttatcatttcgttCCATTGGTTTCATTTTGGTTTTTAGTCATCTATATTTTGGCATGGCTACCACCAAGAATATATTCCGGTAGCCTCACTGAATATGGTCCAAGAGCTTTACTTTATCTTGCTTTGAAACTTCTAGGTCTTGTATCAATGATTACCATACTGTATGTCTCAGAG GTGTTCTTTGAAAAAGTTTTTGTAACAAGACCTTGGAAAGCATTATTTGTAACAACTGATGATGATATACGTGAGTGGTGGTCACGTTGGAGAGTAGACAGATACAGTGTGGCATGGGGTGTAACTTTTGGAGCCGGTCTTGTTGCTTTGCAAAGGATAGATCACATTCCTGGAACTGCATTGTCTTCTGTACTGGCTTTAATTTCTCTGACTGCTTACACGACTTTCACTATACTGTGTCATTCAGTATCAGAATGCGAAGAAATTCATTCATATGTGGCATTTATACcg ATTATAGGATACATAGCACTTAGAAACGCATCCCTAGCATTGCGTGGTAAACATTCGGCTCTCTTAGCTGGGTTAGGACGAATCAGTTTAGAAACTCTAGTCGCACAAGGCCACATATGGCTAGCAGCAGATTCGCATGGTGTGTTAGTGTTATTGCCAAGATTTccagtattaaatttattagtcaCATCTTTTATCTTTATATGTGCAAGTCATGAA atACATCGATTAACTCGGATTCTAGCACCATATGTAGTACCCAATGATTGGAGACTGGTTGCGCGTaacttgttattatttattgcagttCTTGTACCAATAGGTATTCATGATGGAATGTTCTAA
- the LOC144472986 gene encoding mpv17-like protein 2 isoform X1, whose product MCDTMTIGKSASTAFKKIHIIRNQLFSPKYLFYTNVAISISLSAVGDILEQHYEILKGDWNKFSVTRTRNMAASGMSVGVICHYWYKYLDARLPGRTISTVLKKVVVDQLICSPLCISMFFITLGILEKSSWSELKNEIIKKAHVLYIAEWIIWPPAQIFNFYFLPTKYRVLYDNTISLGYDVYTSQVKHGNTKCN is encoded by the exons atgtgCGAT ACTATGACTATAGGAAAATCTGCAAGTACAGCTTTCAAGAAGATACATATCAttagaaatcaattattttcacctaaatatttattttatacaaatgttGCTATATCTATTTCTTTGTCTGCAGTAGGAGATATATTGGAACAGCATTATGAAATACTCAAG GGTGACTGGAACAAATTTAGTGTAACTAGAACGAGAAATATGGCTGCATCTGGTATGTCAGTCGGTGTTATATGCCACTattggtataaatatttagatgcTAGATTACCAGGACGAACAATTAGTACCGTATTAAAAAAAGTTGTTGTCGATCAGTTAATCTGTTCTCCACTTTGCATATCAATGTTTTTTATAACACTGggtattttagaaaaaagcAGCTGGTCTGAACTAAAGAatgagattattaaaaaagctcatgtattatatatagctGAATGGATTATTTGGCCGCCGGcacagatttttaatttctatttcttaccAACTAAATATAGGGTTCTTTACGATAACACTATATCCCTTGGTTATGATGTTTATACTAGTCAAGTAAAACATGGTAACACCAAgtgcaattaa
- the LOC144472986 gene encoding mpv17-like protein 2 isoform X2, translated as MTIGKSASTAFKKIHIIRNQLFSPKYLFYTNVAISISLSAVGDILEQHYEILKGDWNKFSVTRTRNMAASGMSVGVICHYWYKYLDARLPGRTISTVLKKVVVDQLICSPLCISMFFITLGILEKSSWSELKNEIIKKAHVLYIAEWIIWPPAQIFNFYFLPTKYRVLYDNTISLGYDVYTSQVKHGNTKCN; from the exons ATGACTATAGGAAAATCTGCAAGTACAGCTTTCAAGAAGATACATATCAttagaaatcaattattttcacctaaatatttattttatacaaatgttGCTATATCTATTTCTTTGTCTGCAGTAGGAGATATATTGGAACAGCATTATGAAATACTCAAG GGTGACTGGAACAAATTTAGTGTAACTAGAACGAGAAATATGGCTGCATCTGGTATGTCAGTCGGTGTTATATGCCACTattggtataaatatttagatgcTAGATTACCAGGACGAACAATTAGTACCGTATTAAAAAAAGTTGTTGTCGATCAGTTAATCTGTTCTCCACTTTGCATATCAATGTTTTTTATAACACTGggtattttagaaaaaagcAGCTGGTCTGAACTAAAGAatgagattattaaaaaagctcatgtattatatatagctGAATGGATTATTTGGCCGCCGGcacagatttttaatttctatttcttaccAACTAAATATAGGGTTCTTTACGATAACACTATATCCCTTGGTTATGATGTTTATACTAGTCAAGTAAAACATGGTAACACCAAgtgcaattaa
- the Dup gene encoding chromatin licensing and DNA replication factor double parked, with protein sequence MSQPSVTAYFNTRKRQATDELRSKAKVLLLERDQTRLVSNQNRNLQNKDTSESSGSLAPITEESTMGTSPKVILVPEKEVASNRAMRPNTAVRNIQFDSPKSNVQKTSKSNPKPRATRSRKLSGQEGQTDIRESFQKVTDSDVNKVVLFEKKGALSPKKKPPGTPKKNNPASENLSNDQSTINCTTPKKGLNKLARQELSITDIKNKINKSSRLAELKASIARFKNSEQKLDKLQKQNEIKKPQIQKFEKIQLEIPVSPQKAYKSPSKNVLSPMKSRELMASSPQKRILFEPKESTPSPIKGSPTKAPAYQQYLSLAESGTPALPLPYHYRFLAEIFRCIDTVSAMLFNRKETITFKKLKPAVQELLRKNFTLEHVAQIKTIYPNAYEYHQEKYRTFGSTSKQDKYELVFVPIVEEKNGRNTPDADDVLRTASEVSMGPKVLLERRRKIYNILLDKVKDEHEKFLLNLETPMQVPKEKIVRWHPEFNVEDCKPIELSELPQPPNIEKITSAKDVLDKAKSLFSCGTRMEKALQRLAEAKMTSKASPERDEKNSSTQTVDSMRNVNISIVDTPPATPTIQNNFINSALKGIPKALLEKVRAKQAAKALEAMTRTPDADKEATMYSRLPELSKILRNIFVAERKGVLTMEFVIGKLENSFKAKLTPNELEEHIRLLCKLLPIWTSIHNVRKIDYLKLQKEVDLGKVVKKLELMANHKVTSK encoded by the exons ATGTCGCAGCCGTCAGTAACGGCGTATTTTAATACGCGCAAGCGACAAGCTACTGACGAGTTGCGGAGCAAAGCAAAGGTTTTGCTTCTTGAACGAGACCAAACGAGGTTGGTGAGTAATCAGAATCGAAATTTGCAAAACAAAGATACGTCTGAATCATCCGGGTCATTGGCTCCAATCACAGAGGAGAGTACAATGGGCACAAGTCCCAAAGTGATTCTAGTTCCAGAGAAAGAGGTGGCAAGTAATCGAGCAATGAGACCAAATACTGCTGTCCGCAACATACAATTCGATTCGCCCAAATCAAATGTACAGAAAACATCTAAAAGTAATCCAAAGCCCAGAGCTACCCGCTCTCGAAAACTATCTGGACAAGAAGGTCAGACAGATATTCGAGAGAGTTTCCAGAAAGTTACAGATTCGGACGTGAACAAAGTAGTATTGTTTGAGAAAAAGGGGGCCCTTAGTCCGAAGAAGAAACCCCCAGGAACACCGAAAAAGAATAATCCTGCTTCCGAGAATCTATCGAATGATCAATCTACGATTAATTGCACTACTCCAAAAAAAGGTTTGAATAAACTGGCAAGACAGGAATTATCCATAACTGATATAAAGAACAAAATCAACAAATCAAGTAGACTTGCTGAATTAAAAGCTTCTATtgcaagatttaaaaattctgaacaGAAGTTAGACAAATTACAAAAGCAGAATGAAATCAAGAAGCcgcaaatacaaaaatttgagaaaattcaACTTGAAATACCAGTCag CCCGCAGAAAGCATACAAATCGCcaagtaaaaatgtattaagtCCAATGAAAAGTAGAGAATTGATGGCATCTAGTCCTCAGAAACGAATTTTGTTTGAACCCAAAGAATCGACACCCAGTCCAATAAAGGGTAGCCCAACTAAAGCACCAGCTTATCAACAGTATCTGTCTTTAGCTGAAAGTGGAACACCTGCTTTGCCATTACCTTATCATTACAGATTTTTGGCAGAAATATTTAGATGCATAGACACG gTATCCGCAATGCTCTTCAATCGTAAAGAGACAATAActttcaagaaattaaaacCTGCAGTACAGGAATTATTGCGTAAAAACTTTACATTAGAACACGTGGctcaaataaaaactatttatcCAAATGCATACGAGTATCATCAGGAGAAATATCGTACCTTTGGTTCTACATCTAAGCAAGATAAATATGAACTCGTTTTCGTGCCGATTGTAGAAGAAAAGAATGGAAGAAATACACCGGACGCGGACGATGTCTTGAGAACAGCTTCTGAAGTTAGCATGGGACCAAAAGTATTATTAGAGAGACGAAGGAagatctataatattttacttg ataaAGTAAAGGACGAGCATGAGAAATTTTTGCTTAATCTGGAAACACCGATGCAAGTACCAAAGGAGAAGATTGTACGTTGGCATCCTGAGTTCAATGTTGAAGATTGCAAACCAATTGAACTGTCAGAATTACCTCAGCCAccaaatatagaaaaaattacgagtgcaaaggatgtTCTTG ataaagCGAAATCACTGTTCAGTTGCGGTACACGCATGGAAAAGGCATTACAGCGATTAGCTGAAGCGAAGATGACTTCAAAGGCGTCTCCGGAAAGAGATGAGAAAAACAGTTCAACTCAAACTGTAGATAGTATGcgtaatgttaatatttcgatTGTGGATACACCGCCTGCTACACCTacgatacaaaataatttcattaattcggCGCTTAAAGGCATACCAAAAGCGCTTTTAGAGAAG gtgCGGGCTAAACAAGCAGCAAAAGCATTGGAAGCGATGACGCGTACACCAGATGCCGACAAAGAGGCTACGATGTACTCAAGACTTCCAGAACTGAGTAAAATCTTGCGTAACATTTTTGTAGCCGAGAGGAAAGGTGTTTTAACTATGGAATTCGTAATCGGAAAGCTGGAGAATTCCTTCAAGGCGAAATTAACCCCCAACGAATTAGAAGAACACATACGTTTACTATGTAAATTACTACCTATATGGACTAGTATACACAACGtaagaaaaatagattatttaaaattacaaaaagaagTTGACCTTGGAAAAGTGGTCAAAAAATTGGAATTGATGGCAAATCATAAAGTAACATCTAAATGA
- the Mrpl33 gene encoding mitochondrial ribosomal protein L33, translating into MFITSVLCKKAKTKHVLVLLESVASGHKYVHRRERIADKYEGTRYDPHADAIVLYKEIRKIKGV; encoded by the exons ATGTTTATAACGAGTGTATTATGTAAAAAGGCTAAAACAAA ACATGTTTTAGTGTTGCTAGAAAGCGTAGCAAGTGGACACAAGTATGTACACAGAAGAGAAAGAATAGCTGACAAATATGAAGGAACACGTTATGATCCTCACG CGGATGCTATAGTGCTTTACaaggaaataagaaaaataaaaggcgTATAG